TAGGAGAGTCATCCCCATCAAATATTAAGTCTTCGGGGTGACCATTATTTTGAAGAATGACTTCGAAGTATTCGAAGGTCATAAGAAACTGACGCAAAATGCGGTGTTTTCTTTGATTGCTAAGGGACACCCAGCCGCTGCCGGGTTCATTGTGTTTCTTcgattgaaagaagaaaaagaatagaAGGCATGTGGGGATGTTAAGACGACACAATACTTGGAAAGCACACATGAACACTCATCCATTGAGAAGCATTTGGGAGGGGGCAATATTTAAGGTAGTTAGGATGACACACTCAAATGGGGTGAATGGAACTTTTGTGCCAATCCTATGAATGACAGCctcattcatgaaaatataATCATCTTCATCGGACTTTGATGGACGGTTACAAACCGGCTCTCGGGGATGACATCCATCAAACATAAGTCGCAAGTCGGGATTTTTCAGTAAGGACAATGCGAGCACCTAGATCGTCCGTGGCTTCAATGGTGGTAAATTTGGAGTACGTTTGCAACACCTCAAGTTTGACTCATGAAAGGGTCGTCACATCAAAATCAACTTCCATCGGAGAAGGTGGTCGGTGCTCATGATTATCCTCCTTAGAACCCATCAAAATTTGTTTCTGCCTATAtcttcaaaaaacaaaaaaaggcaCAATCAGATCAGGATAGTATGCAAAATTTTGTTTTCGTTTTGTCTAAATGCAGATTTTGTGGTCGTCAAGGAGGCATTAGGACCTGTAATGGGGGCTACACTGTGGAGTACCACCGTACAACAAGAGAGGAATAATTTCACAGTCatagagagagtgagaggacGAAGCATTGCTACCATGAAGGGGTTAAATACCAACAAATCAGTTTCTGctatagagagaaagagaatgaaTTAAAAAGAACCCTAAGTCTAAGTAAGCTGAATAGAAACTAGATCTCAAAGTGGTATTACAATATTAGTTGAGTTACAATGAGCATGATTGACTGCCTTTATATAATAGGCAGGTCGACCATGTTAAGTGTCTAGGTACATTGAATGGATGCTCGACCATGCTAGGCATCTATGTACATTGTCAACTATGTTATCACTTTGTTTCCTTTCTGCCATGTAACCGCGCTCATTCAATGCACTTAGCATGGTCACGTGTTTGTTCAATGTACTAGACACTTTGTAACCTTTCTACTATGTAATTGTGTCCATGCAATGTACCTACATTAAGCAAAAACATACAGACAGAAATTCAACAAACAAAATATTGTTCAGAGGCTAACAAAGCCAAGTCCTAGAAGAAGCCCAACCACCTCCCTGCAGTACCACTGTGTTGGCTTCCAATTTTTCCAGACTTTTGAGCTGCTCACTTACTCAACATAGTTTAGTTTCCCCTGTTTCCCCTTCCCTCTTTGTATTTTCCCCATTGTTCTTCTAtgcgttttctttctttctttttaactatTATGTTTTCTAATCTGTACTTGGGCTTGCACACCTTGTGCCATTTAATATAAGTTGATTTTAGTCCATATCTATTTGAGGTGATTTAGACAATATATTGATCCAAATACAAACATACAAATATACTaccatatatttttttgttaaaataaatttagagtGAAGAGATGATGCTCTAACCTCCAGTTTAAGGCATAGAAAATTTGTGAACTTAAAGAGTACTTACAAAAGACATACGCTTATTTCACCACAAAGAAACTAGTAAGGGTTTAATAACTTGTAACCCGTTGGTCATGCTCCACTACCATACTACCATACTACCATATTTGAACATCCTTGGAAAAAAGGTGAATTTATTTGAACATAAATATTTGTATATCAAAGGTAAATATTGTTTGACAATGTAAAATCTTTAATTGTATCTTAGACTAGAAATAATTAtgtttaaaagtaaaataaagctGAAATCATTACACATTTAATTCCTCTATTTTGGACAATAGGGCCCCTCCATTCCTAATCGATGAGCGGTTCATGGCAAGGGGTTCATTCTAAGGAGTTTCAAAATTATCTCTTAAGACTATCACTAGACATTGTTATATAGTCACATGCTCTTCCTTTTCATTTTCActacatttttctttctatcttatGCTTTTTTTCCTATTGCATcatctattatatctctcatTTCTCCCACTTTCCTTCCTACGAGTGGAATTGAGGtgtgaaaaaattaattttcttcacTAGACTCATCTTCTCACTAACAACTCCAAAAAGAGTAGTAGATGAGTCACTTGTTTTTCCGTAATCAGTCGTAGGTTGACGTCTAGCATAAGACACTTAGAGATTGAAATATCATGCTTCAACAATGTTTTAACTATTAGAAATTATGATTTAATAATTGTGGTACCGACTAAACCAATTTAAAAGTTAAATTACAATAATACCCCTCAACAAATTCACCTTTCCTCTTACTTCCAATTTCTTTCTCCACAACGAATTGTCACGTCCCTCCACCACTACCCTATGGGAAGACTCCTCCCGCCTCCTTCTTCGACCCCCTTTTCCTTTTTAGACGTGTCCCTCCATGCTTTCCTCGACGACCCATCACCCCTCCACCTGACCACCTCTAAAAATTCTAATGTGGTTACCATAGTACCTCCCCCCCAAAATTGGCGGCCAACCACAGTCTCATTCCCCACATCCACCACGTGGTTGACCTATCAACATTCACCACATAGCTAGCGGTCATTTTTGTAACTACTAGTCGTTTTTTACCGCCACTAAATGTCATTTTCTCGTTgagagactaaaatcaaactcattaCAAAATCAGAGACTATTTTGACCATTAACCTTAGGAAACTACAACTTCCActaatgaaatttaaatacacTCCTTGATAATGAGAATCTTAAAAGATAAGGGTATTTTATAGGGCTGGGCAGCGGTCGGATTCGGGCCGAATCCTCGGGCGTGGGCTGGTTTGAATCCTCAATTTTGTCAATCCATTTTCGACCGAATTTAAGCACGAGTAATTCAGATTCGGGTTGAACGAGTCTCGGGTTAGCATGGTGGGTTAACGCGGGTTtcagaacaaaaaaaattgaaaaaaatattcagaggaagcagagaagaggaggaggacgaAGGTGGTCTTCCTCATACAAAAACAAATACAGAGGTTAGAGGCAACAATCATCCAACAAATAAAACACAAAGATTGAATGTCAGATCCCAAACAAAGCAAGATAAGAGAACGGATTTGTTATCTGATGATGACAATAATATCGATTCCTCATCTAGGTTCTTCATCGACTGCCCCCTCTAACAGATCTGAGAAATACATTGACATTGAGCAGCGGAGAGAGGTTCTTGGATCTTGATCGATCGACAACGCTGAGGGGGCTAGAGATGTGAGGAAGTGAGAGACAATAAAGTGGATGTGAGAAACTGAGAGATGAGAGAGTAGAGACCTAACCCTTGTTAGGTAGTCGACAGTTGTCGTTGATTCTGAGAGAGAGGGCATTAGGGTTTCTATTGTGGCTTCAAGTTCTTATCTATGTGGGCTAGACTTATGGccctttaaaaaaaactatatatggGCTTGATCAGGTTCTGTCACTGCTGGACCAGGGTTTCTTTGACCGAACTCGACCGATTCAAACATGTTGAACCCAATTTTCTCACCCGATGGTCCGTTTACCCATTTTGGTCTGCCCGTTATCTGCGGTTTGGACTCGGTTAAGCCAGTTTCGGGCCATGTCGGTTTTTTCCCAGCCCTAGTATTTTAAATAGAAACTTATATAGGGTGTGCATGCATTTAAAGGGTGTACGTGTAGAAAGCAATCTCCTCCGTGATATCATCTTGAAAATGAGTGTTAACTTAAGTGTCCACAAGACAAAAAGTCCAATTCATCACAAAAACCCCAAAAACAGTGCTTTGGTAACTAAGAACGAATAACGAAGTCGTAGGAGATCAGTAACATCTTCTGCAGATAGGACCAACCGTTCTCTgttcttgtttattttttttgttaaatctcGCACAAGATTGTGTGCCATAGTTATAGTTGCcattatcatcttcatcatcatcatatggTGGCATTGGGAATAGGTGGATTGCCCATGGCTAACACCATGGTTTTCAGATCAGAGCTCCAATCAATGGTACCGGACCGCTTCCTCGGCATTGATTCATCATCCTCTTCTCGTCAAAGGGACCTCGTTTTCGTCGTCAACCCTCACGGTCTTGTCTCCACTCTGCTCTCTTTCACTCTGTGGATTCTGAGAAAGTtaaaaaaatctattttttcTTGTTATTGAGCTGAACTGAATAATGGGGTTTTGGAATTTGAACTACCCATTAGTTTTTTCTTCAAAATGAGAACTACCCACTATTTCTTTGGCGataaagtttaattttttttggcaaAAATTGTTCTATGATTGTTACTGGAATCGATTGTTAGTTCCCTGTAAGTTATTCAGAGGGATGTGCATTTCTAACATGATTTCAATAACTTCAGACATGTTAATTGGTTATATGAGTTACCTTCTCAAAATTTTGAAACCAAAAAATTGGGGGTTGCAGGTGCTAATGGGAGCACGGGTAAAGAATGGAGGAAGCTAGTTCCATATCTACGGTCTCGCTTTGGTAAAGAATGCAATGTGAGTGAGTGAGTAGTCCTGTTTCTGCTGTGTAGTCATGTGTGTTTGTTTTATAGCTAAAATCTGCAAATTGATTTGTTTTGTGTAATTGTgtttatttggaaaaaaattgatACATGAGCTTTTACCTTCTTGTTTTTTAATAGATATGTGAATCCTTAACTTCAGGTCCTTGTCATGCTATCGACATAACAAGAGAGGTTAGTTTGAAGGGTTAAAAATGAATTGGTATAAACTCTATTGCTTCCAATGATTCATGTATTGTTATCCTCATGCTATATATAGGCTATAAGGGAAGGGGCTGATGCTGTGATTGCTGTTGGAGGTGATGGAACTCTTCATGAGGTGCAGACTCTTTGctttttaaccttttttttaataattgagCTAATGATATTACTGGATGGATTTCTTGCATTTGTATTTCTACATAAGGAAGTACCGAAGTGAAATCCTTAAGAAGCTTCTTCTATCTATTGAgccattgactagagatatgaccaaaaaATAGTCCTTTTAAAGGGTAGATCAACCCTCAACCCTAAGGTAGCTTTTGGTGTAGAGTTAGGCTTAACCCAAATTTTGAGATGGTATCATAGTCTGTCCCAGATTCGTTTATTGGAGACTACCCATATATGGGTCACCTGCGGATGATTATTCCTGCAAGTTCCACTCTCTAGATGTCCAGCCTGAGTGTGAGAGGGTGTGTTTAGAaattagaagtcccacatttaCGAGAGATATGTCCAAAATAGTCCTTATAAAGGGTCTGTCCTAGATCCGTCTATTGGAGACTACTCATACATGGGCTTCCCGCGAATGTTTATTCTTGCAAATTTCTACACGCTCCGGATGTCCAGCCCGAGCGCGCGACTGAGAGGGTGTGTTGAGAAGTTTCACATTCACTAGAGAatagagatatgaccaaaatAGTCCCTATAAAGGGTAGAACAACCCTGATTCCAAAACCAACTTTtgaggtagagttaggcctaacccaaattctaagattATCTTATAGGAAAGAGTTCAACCAACCTCTGTTTATTATGCTTGTTATAAGATGTATTTAGTTGATAGTAAGAACAATTGTTGATGAATTTTTTTGAACATTATTTCTTGATTGCTCTCCTAATGCACCTCAAATTATTACAAGCAGGTTGTTAATGGGTTTTTCTGGGGTGGAAAACCTGTTACTTGTCAAATGAAAGAGTCTACACGTTCAACAGCTCTTGGTGTGAGTACATTCCACCAATATGCAATGTTATcaatttttattcaaattcCATGGTCTTAGATTGATAAATATCCTGACTGTAAACCTCACTTAAAAAGATAACTATGTTCTGGCTTTATGCAGCTCATCCCCTTGGGAACTGGTTCTGATTTTGCAAGAACTTTTGGATGGTTAGTTTTTTGTTTGTATCATGATCTTTTTGTGCCTCTTATTTCTTGTGCCTCTTTTGACTTCTATATAATCAAAGTGAATGGAAACATGTGTTGGATCTTTTTCCAGGAAAAATGATCCCCGTGAAGCCATTGAACGTGTTGCTAgaggtttttttctttttctttttctcgtTTTGCAGTTTGCTTTATTGTTTTAGTCTAGCTGTGTTATAGCCCAAGCTTGGTGAAGCCGGTTTTAAATCTTATGGTACTAAAGTATCTGTTAGATTTCTTTTAGTTTGGCATTCTATACATGCTGATGTAGTGCTTCTTCAGGATTAAGATCAAGGATAGATGTTGGTGTTATCAGTGAAGAAAGTTGCGAAAACCATTACTTCATAAATGTTGCGGACATTCATTTGTAAGGCTTACTTAGAAATTTCATAGTAAGCATACCAATACATGGATCGTATCTAAATGCTGTCTTGATCAAATTTTGCAGGAGTGCAAAGGCAGGTTTTCATGCTGCTAGGTATAAGAGATTTGGTAAACTATGCTATGTCATTGGTGCATTGCAAGGCTTCATGGGGCATCAAAATCAGGATCTGAGAATCAAGGTCAGTATTGATTTTTCGCCCTTGCAATGAAAGGTAACAGCAAATTCTCTACAAAGTTCCTAAATAATTTTAGTTCTTACATTTTCTTTCTGTAAGTGCACCAGATGTGTCACACAAGTCTTATAATATACTGAAAAAATGCAGATCAATGAAGGTGAGTGGGAGACATATCCTCAAGTGACAGCCATTTGCATTGGAAATGCAAAATACTTTGGTGGTGGCATGAAAATTGCACCAAGTGCTGATCCTTATAGTGGAAATCTAGAGGTGAAATGCTCTTCTGTAAAAACTTGCAGATGAACGTTATCATCTATTTTGAATAATCTGCTGGCTAAACCTTTTTCTGAATCCTGCTCATATGTTTCCTATTGAAGTTTACAGTTTCACATAAATTCTGCAGGTTGTAATTCTTCAGAACTTTAAGTGGTATGATTTTGTCCTGAAATTACACAAGCTTTACAATGGGACACATCTCTCTGTTAAAAATGTATCTTCAAAAAGGTATAAACTTTTCCTATGTAGCCAATACACCATTTTTGATGATTAACTACTaaagcttagattgatatttAGATGATAAATGAATTTGGACTACGTAGTCTTGTCAAATATGCACGACATGTCAATGTTAAATATTGTTTGCGTAAGGCCAATTATCTTCTTTTCAAGTCACCTAGTTATCTATGATCCCAATGATACAAGTCGTTCTGGACACCTACTCATGACCCCTATAGCCTACTTTTATCTGGATGCTGGAATAtggacaaaaaaaattgtagttttttttttgtatattgtTCTTAAGACTTATTTTTGGGTATAAGCCTGGGGACGTGCCTCACTGCCTTGAATGCACTGAATTACAATTAACAAAAAATATGGAATAAATACCTAGCAAATTTTGTAGCAATGTTTCTGGACTTTGTTTTCTAGACAATTAACCATATGTGCTACGCTTAGCAGCTCAATGGAAGCTTAGCTAGTATTTAGCTTCTTTTTTAATGTGGATCCTCCATATAGAACCACGAATTCACCATCAAACACTCCTAGATTTAGCTAGCTTGAGGCTTAAGGTACCAAAACTCCATGAGAACAAGTAACTGAAGGTGAAGGAAAATCTGAAGTGTATGAGAAAAAGGAGGTAGTGGAGGCGCCACATTCATAGAATGGTAAGCCAAAAACGATGACAAACCACAAGAGAAGGATCTCTTGATAATTCTCTAGGCAACACAATCAACAAATGAAGAGAGATTGATAAGCCTTGGTGAGAAGCCACAATGTGAATACTTGATAATTGTTAGGAcccaattgcaaggtatgggacttgagtcccacattggaagtatgggattctaatgtggggtttataaggccttgggctctccaactacaacagctagcttttgtggtgtggttctctcAAGGTTTTTATCAATAATTCTCTAATAGGTTCCTAGAGAGAACACAAGGGAGAGACTATGCTCTAACTATACAAATGAATCCAAGGTTCAAAATTACACATAAAGCTACCCTTATATAGGAGGGAACTATGGGAGTTGGGCTTAAACCAATGGCCCAACATGGTGCTGTGCCCACTAATGTATTCTCTTAACCTAATTGGGCCAGAATACAAGCCCCATAAcctatatctatatatgtgcCGGAAATACAAGCCCTAAAATACCAACAGGGCCCAATCACAATCAATGCCCAATTACCTTAGATCCTATATGGGCTGGAAATACAACCCCAAAATGAAAGAGCATAGTAGGCAATATTAAAATAAGATCTATACTAGCTTATTTGGAAATCATGTTTTGAATAATGATTCCAGTAAGCTTCAAGTGTCATGTCTTCCCTTGCCATGCATGTATCatttttctacatttttttattatttgtttCACCGCCTTTCCTTTAAGGCTTGTATAGGTTTGTGGTTATACTCATTCAGAGTGTTCTTTGTATTGCAGTGTACTTTCTATTGAGGTGGAAGACATCTCAGGCAAGGGCGGTGTTTATATTCAATCTGATGGGGAGCATTTGGGGTTCCTTCCCAAAAAGATTTCTGTTCATCCTGGTGCTATTGAGATGATAGTCTGATTCAACACGAGTATAACAGAGTCACGAAAAAGGCATAATGCTGTTCATGCCTTGTAATTTGCCAGATTTAAATAGAAGAGAATGTTTCAAACTGCGTAGGTGTCAAACTAGGGTTCTTATTTGTTTTACCCTGGCCTAATGGCGCGTAGTCATAGTTTTGAATTGGCAATGGGTCGGCATATGATTTATTTAATTACTGGAAAAAAATTCTACAGTTTTAGATGTACAAAATGGCATAAACTATAAGTTTAATATAGTTTATCCGTGTCTCCAATTTTTTTCAAACTTTTGACTTGTATGACAGTGTCAATTTCTAATTCAAATTATATCATTGATCTGAGATTTGATTGCAGGAAATTGATTATTTAGTTCAATTAGAGACAAACTTTAGAATGAGTTCAATGTTGAATTGTCAATACTTTGGAACAGTAtcatttgtttttcttctaaattatttgaaaaaccAGATTTCTGCAGTTGAAGAAACCCTACCAGCTATTCTTACACAAGATTCTGAACCTCGGAGCAATGAACTTCTCAAGGTGGCTAGCATGGTATATCTCTGAACTGAGCACTGCTGCATTTGTTTTTGTTCCACTGTAGACAATTGCAAGGGGCTTTAGAAGTCTATTTTGTGACACAGGTTTGTCCATACTCCATACCCAGTTGCTCATTTGTTTTTTGGACTCATTCAAATCTATTTGCCGCTGTTCATATATAATAGTGCCCTGTGAGTTATGCAAGGAATATTTGACAACACTAGTTCCCTTTGATCTTTTTTTctgtttcattttttattttaaatagcTGCTGCACATTTTTTGTGatattagaattgattttggaagATCTGAACGTgaattcaaacatgctataaaaaTTCACTTTTTTCTGAGTTTACTTGTAGCCCTACTGTAATATGTTGATTGTGATGTTGTCAGTGTAAGTTGCCTTTATATTTTTTGTGACACAGTCAGTGTTTGGATATCTATCTTCTGTATCATGTTCACCAACTAGACTTGTTTTTTGAGAGCAAATATGCAATTTTTCTCATTTAGCTAGTCTTCTCTTAGAAGTCAGTCATAGCTTAACCAATCAAATTAGctcagtttgaagtttgaacctACACATCTCTTGTTAGATTCCTCATAATTCTGTTTTCTTGTTAATTAATTGTAGCGACTGCGCAATAAATTTAACATTATTCTCGATATTAAGGGTAATCAAAGTCGGTTGGTCTAATGTGTACCATGTTTATACCCTAAACTTATTAAATATAGCAGGGAGAGGGGAAACCGGGATATATAAAACTAGAGAAGCCAAATGATGAGGTGACTTGCTGATATGATTAAAAAGAGGGATAGCTTGTAGAATCAGAAAATGCAGATAGTTAGAGACATCTGAATTCCTAAGTGCTTCTATAAGTAACCTTAAATATCTTCAAAGGCACCAAACCAAAACATGGAGTTTATTCAAGTAGTGTATGTTTTATTCCTTTTAAGATTTCGAGATCTCATGATTTCAAGTATTGTGCATAGAAAAAACTCACTTCGGAAGAGTCTTCCACCATTGAACAATATTACCTCCTAGGAGATACCTCAAAAACAAATGCAAAGGCATTTGctcaataattatttttttcttttaatttcatAAATATCACTTTATTTTCA
This is a stretch of genomic DNA from Lotus japonicus ecotype B-129 chromosome 1, LjGifu_v1.2. It encodes these proteins:
- the LOC130728306 gene encoding sphingoid long-chain bases kinase 2, mitochondrial, giving the protein MVALGIGGLPMANTMVFRSELQSMVPDRFLGIDSSSSSRQRDLVFVVNPHGANGSTGKEWRKLVPYLRSRFGKECNICESLTSGPCHAIDITREAIREGADAVIAVGGDGTLHEVVNGFFWGGKPVTCQMKESTRSTALGLIPLGTGSDFARTFGWKNDPREAIERVARGLRSRIDVGVISEESCENHYFINVADIHLSAKAGFHAARYKRFGKLCYVIGALQGFMGHQNQDLRIKINEGEWETYPQVTAICIGNAKYFGGGMKIAPSADPYSGNLEVVILQNFKWYDFVLKLHKLYNGTHLSVKNVSSKSVLSIEVEDISGKGGVYIQSDGEHLGFLPKKISVHPGAIEMIV